A stretch of the Notamacropus eugenii isolate mMacEug1 chromosome 2, mMacEug1.pri_v2, whole genome shotgun sequence genome encodes the following:
- the SLC35D3 gene encoding solute carrier family 35 member D3, producing MQLCKGRMLGISVAIAHGVFSGSLNILLKFLISRYQFAFLTLVQCLTSSTAAISLELLRRLGLVSVPPFSLSLARPFAGVTVLSTLQSSLTLWSLRGLSLPMYVVFKRCLPLVTMLIGVLVLKNGAPSAGVLVAVLITTCGAALAGAGDLTGDPIGYVTGVLAVLVHAAYLVLIQKTSADSEHGALTAQYAIAISATPLLIICSFASMDSINAWAFPGWKDPTMVCIFVACILIGCAMNFTTLHCTYINSAVTTSFVGVVKSIATITVGMVAFNDVEPTSLFIAGVVVNTFGSLIYCVAKFIETRKQSSYEDLEKDHREDAQETNGAQGPFVMESLPLEKRNGEMEGEETASGISQPCTEKPKCGVLETALVSSSGQETEELNKNSLKDAYLGVWRLVRGTRYMKKDYLLENEELSSP from the exons ATGCAGCTGTGCAAAGGCCGGATGCTGGGCATCTCAGTAGCCATCGCCCATGGGGTCTTCTCGGGCTCCCTCAATATCCTGCTCAAGTTCCTCATCAGCCGCTACCAGTTCGCCTTCCTGACCCTGGTGCAGTGCCTAACCAGCTCCACTGCTGCCATCAGTCTGGAACTGCTGCGGCGCCTGGGACTAGTCTCTGTACCCCCTTTCAGCCTGAGCCTGGCGCGCCCCTTCGCCGGGGTCACTGTACTATCCACGCTGCAGTCCAGCCTCACCCTCTGGTCCCTGAGGGGGCTCAGTCTGCCTATGTATGTGGTCTTCAAGCGTTGTCTGCCTCTGGTCACTATGCTCATCGGCGTCCTGGTGCTCAAGAACGGGGCGCCCTCCGCCGGGGTCTTAGTGGCGGTACTCATCACCACCTGCGGGGCAGCCTTAGCAG gaGCTGGTGATCTAACTGGGGACCCCATTGGGTATGTGACAGGTGTCCTGGCAGTATTAGTTCATGCTGCTTATCTTGTTCTTATTCAGAAGACCAGTGCAGACTCCGAGCATGGAGCCCTCACAGCCCAGTATGCCATCGCCATCTCTGCCACCCCTCTACTCATCATTTGTTCCTTTGCCAGCATGGATTCTATCAATGCTTGGGCCTTCCCAGGTTGGAAAGATCCAACCATGGTCTGCATCTTTGTGGCTTGCATTTTGATTGGCTGCGCCATGAACTTTACTACACTCCACTGTACCTACATTAACTCTGCTGTGACCACTAGTTTTGTTGGAGTGGTGAAAAGCATAGCCACCATCACAGTGGGCATGGTGGCCTTCAATGATGTGGAGCCTACTTCTCTGTTCATAGCAGGTGTGGTGGTGAACACCTTCGGTTCTCTAATTTATTGTGTGGCCAAGTTCATTGAGACCAGGAAGCAAAGTAGTTATGAGGACCTGGAGAAAGACCATAGGGAAGATGCACAGGAGACAAATGGAGCTCAAGGGCCATTTGTTATGGAGTCCCTGCccttggagaaaagaaatggtGAAATGGAAGGAGAGGAGACAGCTAGTGGGATCAGTCAACCCTGCACAGAAAAGCCTAAATGTGGTGTCCTAGAAACAGCACTGGTCTCCAGCAGCGGCCAGGAGACTGAAGAACTTAATAAGAACTCATTAAAGGATGCTTACCTTGGAGTATGGAGATTGGTTAGGGGGACtagatatatgaagaaagattaTTTACTAGAAAATGAAGAACTATCCAGCCCCTGA